In Clostridium thermosuccinogenes, the genomic stretch GCATTAAAGTCCTTTTCATCTGCCACAAAAGCCTCTTCTGCAACAATGGTTCCACCGTTTGCAGTGAAAGTCTCCTTAAAGCTCTTTGCCAAGCCCTTGCTGTAATCGTTGGCATTATCCGTCAATATTACAGCCTTGGAGGCATTCAGAGTCTTTGAAGCAAAGTTTGCCATTGATGTTCCCTGAAAAGCATCATTGAAGCATGTTTTGAAAGCGTATTCCTTAACTCCGTTCTTGTCCACCGTTACATCATCGGCGGTAGCAGAGGATGAAATAGCAGGTACTTTACGCTTGGTAGCCGCAGGAATTGTAGCCTTGAAAGCACCGGATGTAGCCGGTCCTAAAACTGCAACAACCTTTTCTTTATTTACCAGCTTTGTGGTTACGCTGGTAGCTTCATCAGCTTTTGAACTGTTATCCATTACGACAGGCTCTATCTTTTTACCGAGGACGCCACCTTTTGCATTTATTTCATCAAATGCCATCAATATGCCGTCCCTGGAGCTCTGTCCATAGGCAGCGACACCACCCGACAACTCATAGTTCAAACCGATCTTTATAGTATCTCCTGTACTCTTGTTGCCATTGCCACCACCGGAAGAGCATCCGGCAGCCAGAGACGCAAACATCAAAGCAGCAGTTGCCATGCTCATTGCCCTTTTTAAAAATGACATGTCTATTCCCCCTTAGAATAATACAAATAGTAGTAAGTATAATCTTCAAACAATCCGCAACGGCTTTGCCCTTTATCTTACGCAAAACCTACTAAGGAAACTCGCCATTGCTGTATTTCTTATATTATATATATTTTTTTGAAAAATGCAAATAAGTTTCCTTCATTTTTCTGAATGTTTTTTGCTTAGTTTAGGGACGCCGCCATTTCAGAATTTCATATAAGCCTTACGGTATTTGGCTTTAAAACTTTAAATTCTCTTTTCATGAACAGTATTGCTTTCAAATAATGAAACAATTCATTCAGTTTTATGCAAATTCGCCGTTTATTACCGTTTCCATATGCCAATTTCTAATTTCCGGATTGGCTGGAAAGACTGTCCCTGTATTCGCTGGGGGAAATTCCGAAATAATTTTTAAATGCCCGTGTAAAATGTTTTGGATTGCCATATCCTACGCTCACGGCAATATCATGGATGCGGTATACAGGATTGTTCAGGAGCTCCAGAGCCTTTTCCATGCGTGTTTTTATCAGATAATCGGTATAATTCATACCGGTTTCATCCTTGAATAATTTGCTGAAATAGGTATAGCTCATGGAGACCATATTAGCCGCTATTGCCATGTCTATATCCTTGTTGAAATTCTCCCGGACGAATTTCTTGACCAAATCCACCGGTGATTTACCTCGATTTTTTTCCTTGATATGAGCAATAGCATCGTGTATAACTGCTTTTAGATAAATTCTTATATCACTTAAGCTATGAAATTCTGATATATCTCCACGGATTTCAGCAAACATTCGCAAATTACAATTTTCCGCCATATCAGTTATTCTCCTTACTATACTTCTATACAGCAGGCGTATGCTTTCCATATTATAATTTTTAAGATGCTCCCGGCTGAAAATCCCGTCAATCAGATTGCTTAT encodes the following:
- a CDS encoding ABC transporter substrate-binding protein, which codes for MSFLKRAMSMATAALMFASLAAGCSSGGGNGNKSTGDTIKIGLNYELSGGVAAYGQSSRDGILMAFDEINAKGGVLGKKIEPVVMDNSSKADEATSVTTKLVNKEKVVAVLGPATSGAFKATIPAATKRKVPAISSSATADDVTVDKNGVKEYAFKTCFNDAFQGTSMANFASKTLNASKAVILTDNANDYSKGLAKSFKETFTANGGTIVAEEAFVADEKDFNAVLTKIKGMDFDVIYLPAYYEEVGLIIKQARDLGIDKPFLGGDGYDSPELIKIAGASALNNVFFSNHYSSQDTDAKVVEFVENFKAKYGKEPDAFHALGYDLGYFIADAIERAGEADSVKIKEALEQTKDFPAITGVLSIDENHNPVKSITIIELKDGVQSVKEKIEP